One Cetobacterium sp. ZOR0034 genomic window carries:
- a CDS encoding class I SAM-dependent DNA methyltransferase, with the protein MAVVEKDNFKDNLWKACDKLRNNMDPAEYKYVVLGLVFLKYISDRFESKYNELVEEGEGFEEERDEYTAENIFWVPKEARWAEIVKSAKTPEIGIKIDEAMYAIEKENKTLKDVLYKIYSNPLLDKGKLGELIDIVGGINLQAKTDKGQDVLGQVYEFFLGKFANSEGKNGGQFYTPESIVKTIVECLEPTKGRVYDPACGSGGMFVQSEKFIENHSGRIGDISVFGQESNGTTWKLCKMNLAIRGIEVDLGEEPADTFTKDQHKGKKMDYIMANPP; encoded by the coding sequence ATGGCAGTAGTAGAAAAGGATAATTTCAAAGATAATCTTTGGAAAGCATGTGATAAATTAAGAAACAATATGGATCCAGCAGAATATAAATATGTGGTTCTAGGATTGGTATTTTTAAAATATATAAGCGATAGATTTGAAAGTAAATATAATGAATTAGTTGAAGAGGGAGAAGGTTTCGAAGAGGAAAGAGATGAGTATACAGCAGAGAATATTTTCTGGGTTCCTAAAGAGGCTAGATGGGCAGAGATAGTTAAAAGTGCAAAAACTCCAGAGATTGGAATAAAAATTGATGAGGCTATGTATGCTATTGAAAAAGAGAATAAAACATTAAAGGATGTTCTATATAAAATATATTCAAATCCTCTTTTAGATAAGGGAAAACTAGGAGAGTTAATAGATATAGTTGGTGGAATTAACTTACAAGCTAAAACAGATAAAGGGCAAGATGTACTTGGTCAAGTTTATGAGTTTTTCTTAGGAAAATTTGCTAATTCAGAGGGAAAAAATGGTGGGCAGTTCTATACTCCAGAGTCTATTGTTAAAACCATAGTTGAGTGTTTAGAGCCTACAAAGGGAAGAGTGTATGACCCAGCTTGTGGAAGTGGTGGTATGTTTGTTCAATCTGAAAAGTTTATAGAAAATCATAGTGGAAGAATTGGAGATATATCTGTATTTGGACAAGAGAGTAATGGAACTACTTGGAAACTGTGTAAGATGAACTTAGCTATTAGAGGAATAGAGGTTGATTTAGGAGAGGAACCAGCTGATACATTTACAAAAGACCAACACAAAGGTAAGAAGATGGATTATATAATGGCTAATCCACCA
- a CDS encoding peptidylprolyl isomerase — protein sequence MFAKPRIVLGKNTEVRNMKQVKLNAKIVTARGEINLTLFPEVAPVTVLNFAHLAMREYYNGIKFHRVIEDFMIQGGDPTGTGTGGPGYQFIDEFKEGVTFDKKGILAMANAGPETNGSQFFITHVETPWLNYKHTIFGEVVSDADQKVVDAVKQGDIIERIEITGDVEEFLKNEENAEFTAQMDEILDSQFPNLVQY from the coding sequence ATGTTTGCAAAACCAAGAATAGTTTTAGGAAAAAATACGGAGGTAAGAAATATGAAACAAGTTAAATTAAACGCAAAAATAGTTACAGCAAGAGGAGAGATTAACTTAACTCTTTTCCCAGAAGTAGCACCAGTAACAGTATTAAACTTTGCTCACTTAGCAATGAGAGAGTACTACAACGGAATTAAATTCCACAGAGTAATCGAAGACTTCATGATTCAAGGTGGAGATCCTACAGGAACAGGAACAGGTGGACCTGGATACCAATTCATCGACGAATTTAAAGAGGGAGTAACTTTCGATAAGAAAGGTATATTAGCTATGGCTAATGCAGGACCTGAAACAAATGGTTCTCAATTCTTTATCACTCACGTTGAGACTCCATGGTTAAACTATAAGCATACAATATTTGGAGAGGTAGTTTCTGATGCTGATCAAAAAGTTGTAGACGCTGTAAAGCAAGGAGATATAATCGAAAGAATCGAAATCACTGGAGATGTTGAAGAGTTCTTAAAAAATGAGGAAAACGCAGAATTCACAGCTCAAATGGATGAGATTTTAGATTCTCAATTTCCAAATTTAGTACAATACTAA
- a CDS encoding NAD(P)/FAD-dependent oxidoreductase: MNRFDLIVVGGGPGGIFTAITAAEKGLKVALLEKNKRIGNKILVAGSGKCNLTHTGKPKDFLDKYGMNGKFLKEAINKYSPEMLKNFFKENGLPLVLVEESGKYFPQTFSSLDVVHLLKTKMESLGVKIVENIKIESVTKSGEEFIITTDRDTFISDNVALATGGKSYPGVGTTGDGYVMAKELGHKIVPPKPALTPVFVRDYMFEELSGISFQDVKIIIWKEDKKIIEKRGPVLFTHTNFSGPGILDNSRYIENGSFLEINYVDKDFETLNREIIEEMNRDGKKTVKRVLNSYFLPDRFIKRVLSLAEISEELKLSELSKEKRENLVRILASNKMEVTKVGSFEMAMVTRGGVAIDEVNQKTMESKKVSGLYLVGEILDIDGDTGGYNIQAACSMGVLAAKSMKKREMK; the protein is encoded by the coding sequence ATGAACAGATTTGATTTAATAGTAGTTGGTGGAGGTCCTGGTGGGATTTTTACAGCTATAACAGCAGCAGAAAAAGGATTGAAAGTAGCTTTACTTGAAAAAAATAAGCGTATTGGAAATAAAATTCTTGTTGCTGGAAGTGGAAAATGTAATTTGACTCATACAGGAAAACCAAAAGATTTTTTGGATAAGTATGGTATGAATGGAAAATTTTTAAAAGAGGCTATAAATAAATATTCGCCAGAGATGTTAAAAAATTTCTTTAAAGAGAATGGCCTGCCATTAGTTTTGGTAGAAGAGAGTGGGAAATATTTCCCACAAACTTTTAGCTCATTAGATGTAGTTCATCTATTGAAAACTAAAATGGAGAGTTTAGGTGTAAAGATAGTTGAAAATATAAAGATAGAAAGTGTTACAAAATCTGGAGAGGAATTTATAATAACTACAGATAGGGATACATTTATATCTGATAATGTGGCGTTAGCTACAGGTGGGAAATCATATCCTGGAGTTGGAACAACAGGGGATGGGTATGTTATGGCTAAAGAGTTAGGTCATAAAATAGTTCCACCTAAACCAGCTTTAACACCAGTTTTTGTTAGAGATTATATGTTTGAAGAGTTATCGGGGATAAGCTTCCAAGATGTTAAAATAATAATCTGGAAAGAGGATAAAAAAATTATTGAAAAAAGAGGACCTGTACTTTTTACACATACAAATTTTAGTGGACCAGGAATTTTAGACAACTCTAGATATATAGAAAATGGAAGCTTCTTGGAAATAAATTATGTGGATAAAGATTTTGAAACTCTAAATAGAGAGATAATTGAAGAGATGAATAGAGATGGTAAGAAAACAGTAAAAAGAGTTTTAAATAGCTATTTCTTACCGGATAGATTCATAAAAAGAGTTTTATCTTTAGCAGAGATATCTGAAGAGTTAAAATTGTCTGAGTTGTCAAAAGAAAAAAGAGAAAATTTAGTGAGAATACTAGCATCAAATAAGATGGAAGTGACAAAAGTTGGAAGCTTTGAAATGGCTATGGTAACTAGAGGTGGAGTAGCTATTGATGAAGTGAATCAGAAAACAATGGAATCTAAAAAAGTTTCGGGACTGTACTTAGTTGGTGAAATTTTAGATATAGATGGAGATACAGGTGGATATAATATTCAAGCTGCATGTTCTATGGGAGTTTTAGCTGCTAAGTCTATGAAGAAAAGGGAGATGAAGTAG
- a CDS encoding class I SAM-dependent RNA methyltransferase: MKKYRLIASATMGLESVVKDECKGLGFENVETFNGRVEFDGDEREIVEANLHLRCADRVFIKMGEFKALTFDNLFENIKRLPWENIISLDGEFPISWVSSVKCKLFSKSDIQKIVKKAIVERLKMAYQTDRLPETGGSYRVKIQAHNDIFLVMLDTSGEGLHKRGYRNLINEAPLKETMAAALVLLSRWKGGDRPLIDPMCGTGTIAIEAAMIARNVAPGVNRNFASEKWPVIPENLWIDLRDDAFSREDYDKEVTIYASDLDEETVEVAKLNAKRAGVDEEIEFKCMNFLELENVAEKGCIVTNPPYGDRLLDEDAVERLYGLMGDIFQMRFPKWSYYIITSYENFEKTFGKKATKNRKLYNGGLKCHYYQYYGAR, encoded by the coding sequence ATGAAGAAGTACAGATTAATAGCGTCAGCAACAATGGGATTAGAAAGTGTTGTAAAAGACGAGTGTAAAGGATTAGGATTTGAAAATGTTGAGACATTCAATGGAAGAGTTGAATTTGACGGAGATGAAAGAGAGATTGTAGAAGCAAATTTACATCTTAGATGTGCTGATAGAGTTTTCATAAAAATGGGAGAGTTTAAAGCGTTAACATTTGATAATCTTTTTGAAAATATAAAAAGATTACCGTGGGAAAATATAATCTCTTTAGATGGAGAGTTTCCAATTAGTTGGGTTAGTTCAGTTAAATGTAAGTTATTCTCAAAATCTGATATTCAAAAGATTGTAAAAAAAGCGATTGTTGAAAGATTAAAAATGGCTTACCAAACAGACAGATTACCAGAAACAGGTGGATCATACAGAGTTAAGATTCAAGCTCATAACGATATATTCTTAGTTATGCTAGATACAAGTGGAGAGGGATTACATAAAAGAGGTTATAGAAACCTAATAAATGAAGCTCCATTAAAGGAAACAATGGCAGCTGCACTAGTTTTATTAAGTCGTTGGAAAGGTGGAGATAGACCACTTATAGATCCAATGTGTGGAACGGGAACTATTGCTATAGAAGCAGCAATGATAGCTAGAAATGTTGCACCAGGAGTAAATAGAAACTTCGCATCTGAGAAATGGCCAGTAATACCTGAAAATCTTTGGATAGATTTAAGAGATGACGCTTTCTCGAGAGAGGACTATGATAAAGAGGTAACAATTTATGCTTCTGATTTAGATGAGGAGACAGTAGAGGTTGCAAAATTAAATGCAAAAAGAGCTGGAGTAGATGAAGAGATAGAGTTCAAATGTATGAATTTCTTAGAGTTAGAAAATGTAGCAGAAAAAGGTTGTATAGTAACTAACCCTCCTTATGGAGATCGTCTTCTAGATGAGGATGCAGTTGAAAGATTATATGGACTTATGGGAGATATATTCCAAATGAGATTCCCTAAATGGTCTTACTATATAATCACATCATATGAAAACTTCGAAAAGACTTTCGGAAAGAAGGCTACAAAAAATAGAAAGTTATATAATGGTGGACTAAAGTGTCACTATTATCAATATTATGGAGCTAGATAA